Below is a window of Dethiosulfovibrio peptidovorans DNA.
GGATGTCAGGGACGGAACGTTCGTTGTCGTGGATGAACGTGGTCTCAGAACCCACATCCCTGTGGGGGGAGTCTGTTGTATCATGCTTGAACCGGGAGCACGGATATCTCACGCTGCGGTGGTGCTTGCCGCCAGAGTTGGAACGTTGTTGCTCTGGATTGGAGAGGCAGGAGTACGGTTATATGCTGCAGGTCAGCCTGGGGGTGCTCGATCTGATCGTCTCTTATACCAAGCCTCTTTGGCGTTGGATCCTGTTGCCCGGCTTCGAGTTGTTCGAAAGATGTACGAGCTTCGCTTTGGCGCTTCGTGCAATCCTAACCATTCAGTTGAACAACTTAGAGGCGTTGAAGGTGCGAGAGTGAAGGCCTTGTACGGGCAGTTGGCAAAAAAATGCGGAGTTCACTGGACTGGAAGACGCTACGATCCCAAAAATGCTTCAGCTGCTGATACGACTAATCGATGTCTCAGCTCTGCTACAGCGTGTCTTTACGGTGTTTCTGAGGCTGCGATACTGGCAGCAGGGTATTCTCCCGCCATAGGTTTTATCCATACGGGTAAACCCAGATCGTTTGTATTCGATTTGGCCGATGTGTTTAAATTTGAAACTGTGATTCCCGTGGCTTTCCGAATTGCAGGAGAGCGGCCTGATGATCCCGAAGGAAAGGTCAGACGAGCTTGTCGTGATGTTTTTCGACAGACAAAACTTTTGAAGAGGCTCGTTCCCGCTATCGACGAGATGTTGTCTGCAGGCGGTCTCTCAATGCCAGAGGCTCCTGAGGATGCTTTGGGGCCGGCTTTTAAGGAGGAGAAGGGGCTTGGCGACGTTGGTCATCGTGGTTGAAAATGCTCCTGATCGACTTCGGGGACGTTTGGGGGTGTGGCTTCTGGAAATTCGGACTGGTGTATACGTAGGGCAATACTCAAGGCGAATACGAGAATACATATGGGGAAACATTGTTCGCGGTATA
It encodes the following:
- a CDS encoding type I-E CRISPR-associated endoribonuclease Cas2 — protein: MLWGRLLRRRRGLATLVIVVENAPDRLRGRLGVWLLEIRTGVYVGQYSRRIREYIWGNIVRGIGRGNAVLAWSAPTESGFEFLSIGENRREPVDCDGLLLSRYSPERNSFSSL
- a CDS encoding subtype I-E CRISPR-associated endonuclease Cas1, which encodes MAFVERGLVDVRDGTFVVVDERGLRTHIPVGGVCCIMLEPGARISHAAVVLAARVGTLLLWIGEAGVRLYAAGQPGGARSDRLLYQASLALDPVARLRVVRKMYELRFGASCNPNHSVEQLRGVEGARVKALYGQLAKKCGVHWTGRRYDPKNASAADTTNRCLSSATACLYGVSEAAILAAGYSPAIGFIHTGKPRSFVFDLADVFKFETVIPVAFRIAGERPDDPEGKVRRACRDVFRQTKLLKRLVPAIDEMLSAGGLSMPEAPEDALGPAFKEEKGLGDVGHRG